From Trichocoleus sp.:
AATGACTGGATTACTGCTTGATACAGAGTTAAATCCACTGCAGCGTGATTTTGCCGAAACAATTCGGCTTAGCGGCGATAACCTATTAACATTGATTAACGAAATCCTTGATTTCTCTAAGCTGGAAGCAGGTGAAATGGAACTAGAAATTCTTGATTTTAATTTGGCAACCTGTCTTGAAGAAATTATTGATCTTTTAGCCGTTTCAGCCTACAAAAAAGGATTGGAAATTGCTGCACTCATTCATCCCAATGTTCCCACTGGTCTACGAGGGGACATGAGCCGTTTGCGACAGATTTTGACGAATTTAGCGAGCAATGCCATTAAATTTACGGCAGTGGGCGAGGTTAGCATTCATGTTTCGCTAGAGGCAGAAACAGAGACGATCGCTCAAGTCCGTTTTGTTGTCAGTGATACGGGTATTGGTATTCCACTGGAAGCTCAACAAAAACTGTTTCAGCCGTTTACTCAGGTCGATGCATCAACGACTCGTCAATATGGTGGTACAGGCTTAGGGCTGGCGATCTGCAAGCAGTTGGTAGAATTGTCAGGCGGAACGATCGGGATAGATAGTTCAGAGGGTAAGGGTTCTCAGTTCTGGTTTACCATTCCTTTTGAAAAACACTCCGACTATTTTATGACTGCTAATGTTGTCGATCGAGCCGCAATTGCGAGTCTCGATGGGCTGAGATTATTAGTTGTAGATGACAACGAGACAAACCGTAAAATTGTTCGCTATCAAACGACTGCTTGGGGAATGCAGGTCGATGAAGCCTGTAGTGCAGCTGAGGCGTTGCCCCTAATGAAGCAAGCCGTTCAACAAGATCAACCTTATGATGTTGCGATTCTGGATATGCAAATGCCAGAGATGGATGGAGAACAGCTTGGACGATTGATTAAGGCAGAGGCAGCACTCGCATCAACACATCTCGTCATGATGACTTCTCTCTATCAGCAGCGAACGCTCTCCTATATGACTGATTTAGGATTTGCTGCCTACTTAGTAAAACCCGTGAAACAATCCCGTCTATTTGATTGCTTATTGCAAGTGACTCAGCCAACACCCATTGAAATTCAACCGCAGCCCATCAAACCAATCGCTCCAGCCATAACAGCAACCCTGCCCAAATTGAGGATTCTCCTTGCCGAAGACAGCTTGATTAACCAAAAAGTTGCGATTAATCAACTGAAGAGTTTAGGGTACGAAACAGACGTTGCTGCAAATGGGCAAGAAGTACTGGAGCTAATCAGCCAGATTGAGTACGACCTGATTCTGATGGACTGCCAAATGCCTGTGATGGACGGTTACACCACTACTCAAGTTATTCGCCAACAAGAGGGACGGCAACACCCAATCATCATTGCAATGACGGCAAATGCGATGAAAGCCGATCGAGACCGCTGTCTTGCGGTTGGGATGGATGATTATTTAAGTAAACCTGTCCAAAAAGAAGCACTGGCACTGAAGCTGGTTCAGTGGAGCGAAACGATCGCTAACGCATCCCTTGCTGCAACTGACCCTAAACCGATTCAGCCTGAAGCCTCAAAAATTGAACAACAGCTGATCGATTGGGACTATTTGAGCCAGATTTCAGATGGAAACCGTGAGTTTGAAAAAGAGCTGCTGCAAGTTTTACTGGAAACACTGCCGCCTCATCTTGAAAGCCTTGAGCGTCATGTACATTTGGACAACAACAAGGGAGTTCAGCAGGAAGCACACTATATTAGGGGATCGAGCAGTAGCATTGGGGCAAAAGTAATGGGAGAGTTAGCTGCACAAGTCGAGGAGCAGGCTCAAAAAAGTTTGGCTGGAGAAGTAGAACAGTGTTTAACTGAAATGAAAGATTGTTTCGCTCAAATGCAAGCGGCAATCCTATCAAAGCTATCGTAGTGAAATTACGAGTTTTATGCCTGGGAATTCTCACAACTCCAGTGGGAAAGGAGCTTTGCAATCAGTAGCTTTTCACAATTAAAAGACAATTTCGATCGCTTTCAAATCGGCTGTACTCGAAGCGATCGGCAATTTTTTTGAGCAGTTTTAGTCCGCGTCCACTCGAAGCACTAACATCGACCCGTTCAGGTAATTTTTCAAGTTGGTGGATGAGATCAAACGGCTGCCCATAATCCCAAATGCGAATTTCTAATTGCTGTTCCAGAAGCGTAACTTCAATCTCGATCGGTGTTTCGGTTGCATAACCCCGATGAGCATGACGCACAGCATTGGTAAACCCTTCTGCCAAAAGCGTTTGACATTGAATTAAAGCTGTTCTAGGAAGATAGGGTTCAGTTACCTGATTAAACCAGGGTAAGACGTGGTTCAGGTCTGTGAGATCTGTCTTTGCAGCGAAAGATATTCTTTGCACAAGTATAGATGTAGGAAAAGCTCGAAGCAACCGACTTGTTACGTTTGATCGCTAGTTCTAAACTATCTTCTTTGATTAATCTACTTTTAATTTATTTTAGTATGAAAATAGCTGTGAAGTCAGTGATACTGGATGGATTAAAGCTTATCCAATACCCTAATCGCCAGTTAAATAAAATATAAACGTGAAAACACGGGAATTTAAGCTTGGAACTCTCTCAAGCATGATCAACACTGATCTAGTCTTCTCATCATTAATCTAATTTTCTCCAGCTTTTTGGGAATACTAGGGATACGGAGTTGGCTTGAGACTCTGCGCTGTGGTCTTGAAGCTGAAGGCAACTCAGAAATGGATACAACTGAACTTTTGAGAGAATATGCGATCGGACGCATCAATTTCAGCAATATTACGTTGCATGAAGCACAGCTTAGTAAAGCAAAACTACCTTTTGTCATCTTCTCTAAAGCAAGTTTCCGGAAAGCAAATCTTATCTGCCGGAAATCTGACTTGTCAGCTTCAACGCCAATTGCTTCAGCCTCACTACCAGCAATGCGAGTGGCTGCAAACGGCTGAAGAACTGCATAAGCTTACCCCTGATATCGCTCTCCTGAAGATTTAAGCTGAAACCCATCACAGTCTATGTTTCAGATTCTTGTAATTGACGATGATCCAATTGTGCGAATGGTGCTCAAAAATGCCCTGAAAGAGCAGGAATATCAGGTGACGTTTGCGAAACGAGGCGATGAGGGACTTGCCCAAGCACAGCAGCTTCGTCCTGCTTTGATTATTTGTGATTGGCTCATGCCAGGACTAGATGGTTTGGAAGTATGTCGTTGTGTGAAAGCAGACCCAACACTAACAACGGCTTTTTTTATCCTGCTCACTTCTCGTTCAGCGATCGAAGACCGGGTGCGAGGACTCGACAGTGGAGCCGACGATTTTTTGTCAAAACCGATCGAAATCAATGAGCTAAAAGCACGGGTTCGGTCAGGATTAAGGCTCTACCAGTCCTCTCAAGAACTCCAACGACTCGCTCAGGATTTGCAGCAGCAGAAGCAGATCTTAGAAACCGAATTAGCGGAAGCAGCAGCTTATGTTCAATCTCTGCTGCCCGATCGCCTGAATGGAGCAATCGCAACGGATTCTCGCTTCATTCCTTCCCGACAACTCGGTGGGGATTGCTTCGACTATTTTTGGCTCAATTCTAGCCATTTTGCGCTGTATCTTCTTGATGTTTCGGGACATGGATTAGGAGCAGCCCTACCCTCTGTATCCGTGCAGAACCTCTTGCGATCTCAGTCTCTTCAAAGTGTCGATTTTGAGGAACCAGCGGCGGTCTTGCAAGCACTCAACAAAATTTTTCAAATGACAACGCACCACGATCGGTACTTCACAATCTGGTATGGCGTGTACAATTGCCAAACGCGGGAGCTGAAATATGCCAGTGCCGGACATCCGCCTGCAATTCTCATTTCAAAAGATGCCACAGAATTACAGCACTTAAAGACAAAAGGAACTCCAATTGGGATGTTCCTCGATCGGCAATATCAAACCGAACGATGTCATCTTGCTGAAGCAAGTACGCTTTACCTCTTCAGTGACGGCATTTATGAAATCAAAAAGTCGGATGGTTCTCTGTTAGGGCTGCAAGACTGCGCCCAAATGCTGCGATCGCACCATAATTTTAATCGCGAGAATCTGACAGCTATCTTACAAACGATTCAATCTCTTCAAAAAAGTGAAATCTTTGAGGATGACTGTTCTTTACTCCAAGTTAAGTTCCAGTAAGGCGATTTCTGAGGATGTCTAGCACAATAGACCTGACTCACAGGGCAGCCCGATTAAACTCTTCCTGACTGCCAAAGATCTCAAAAACGCCGTCCATATCGGTCAGATCAAGCAGCATTTTGACCTGATCGTTCAAGGAGCATAGCGCAAGCCGACGTCCAGCTTCTCGGACTCGTTTAAGTGCAATGACCAGCGCACCCAAGCCGGAACTATCCATAAACGAAACAGACTCAAAGTTAATCAGAATTTGGCTCGCCCCAGCCTGAATCGTCGTAGCGACTTCCTGTTGCAATTGGTTGCCATTCACACCATCCAATAAACCCTTGGGTTGAATCACTTTTACTGTCATTGCAATCTTATTGAGTCAAAGGATTTCCTAACTTTTGTCTGTCGTTAGTATTCCCGTTGCAAGTCAGAAAATAGCATTGCTTCTCTCTCCGTTGAGGGAACTAGGGGCAGCTAAGCTTTAAGGTCGGGATTATTCGATCGAATCATTGCACTGACTAAACGATATAGAATTCTGGCACCAACATTGCCATTCCATTCATCGTCTCCCGGTGCCACTTCACAGAGATCGAAACCGATAATTTTTTTGCCAGAACTTGCAAGACGCTGCAACAGATAAGCTGCTTCTGTAAATTGAAGCCCGCCCGGAACGGGAGTTCCCGTATGAGGACAGAGCGACGGATCGAGACCATCAATATCAAAGCTAACGTACACATTTTCAGAGAGTAGCCCGATCGTCTCATCACAAATCGACTGCCAGGTTTGCCCAGAGAAGACCTGCTCTTTGAGCGTCCAATCATAGAAAGTGACAACTCGCTGATTTGAGGAGGCAATCCGATCGGCTTCTGCCGGACAGAGATCACGGATGCCAATTTGAACGAGGCGATCGATCTGGGGCAGCTTTAGAGCATTATCCATAATCGAGGCATGGGAATATTGGAAGCCTTCGTAGGCAACCCGCAAATCTGCGTGAGCATCGACATGCAGAATGCTGTAATGGTCATATCGCTTCGCAAGTGCCTGCATTAAGCCGAGTGGAGCACTATGGTCGCCACCCAATGCGCCAACCAGCTTACCCTGATCTAGCAGACCTGTCGCTTCTTCTTCCAGCCAAGCGTTTAGCTCAACGGAAGCTTTGTTAATCTCATCAATCACAGCCGTCCAGCGATCGGGTGAGTCTCCTTGTTCCAGCGCCGCAATATAGTCGGATGCTTTGGCTCGGAGCGCATCATTTCGCGCCAACCACTCTGACGAGATAGGCTGGGCTACCACCCCCGTTTCCCAAATGCGAACACCCTGCGGATCATAAAGATCGAGCTGAGTCGAAGCATCGATTACGGCTGCGGGTCCACGGGCAGTGCCTGCACCATAAGAGACAGTGACTTCCCAGGGAACTGGCAGAATGACGACCTGTGCAGTTTCCAGCGTGAACGGCAGACCAAAAATCCCGGCGGTTTTGCTGCCAACGCCATTGGGGTCATAAGTCGCCAAAGATTCCAGGCGAGCGGAGGTGGATGCAAAATTCACCATGAGTTAAGACGGCTATGAAGGGTTAAAGATCGGTTATGCCTCAGTTATGCCTGGAGCAAGTCCCGCACAAAATTCGGCAGGGCAAAAGCGGCAGAATGCACCATCTCATTGTAATATTTCAGCCCTTGCGATTGGCTGAAGAGACGGGCGCGATCGGTATCAAAGCCCTTAAGCGGGTGAGCACTGCCCTTCGAGGCATAAGCAAAGCTCCACATCCCAGTTGGATAGGTGGGAATGAATGCTAGATAGCAGTGAACATTATCCGCGCCAAAGATGCGCTTGTGGCACTGAAAAACTGACTGAAACACAGGTGCATTAAACATCGGTGATTCACTCTGAGCCACCAGGACACCATCATCCGTCAGACAACGATGCACCTCTCGATAGAACGCCTCATTGAATAAGCCTTCTGCGGGTCCAACGGGGTCAGTCGAATCCACAATGATCAGATCAAAAGAGCGATCGGCAGCTTCGCGGATGTATTGAATCCCGTCAGCGACGTGTAATTTCAGCTTTGGATGGTCGAGTGAACTGGCGATCGTTGGCAGATATTGTTTGCAAGCATCGATCACAAACTCATCAATTTCAACAAGCACCACTTCTTCCAGGCTGTCATGCCGCAGCAGTTCTCGCACCGTCCCCCCGTCTCCACCCCCAATCACCAGAGCACGCTTCGAGTTGGGGTGCGTCAGCATGGGGATATGAGTAATCATCTCATGGTAAACAAACTCATCTTTCTCGGTACACATAATCATGTCATCGAGCACAAGCGTGTTGCCAAACTTGTAAGTTTCGTATACCTTGATGTCCTGAAAGGGTGAAGTTTTGCGATAGAGCAGATCCCCTGAATGACGCAGTGAAAAGGCAGAATCTTCATTGCGTTCGGTCATCCACACGTTGCGGTTGTAGTGTGGTGCAACTACAGGGGGAGTCGCTGGAACTACATCAGTGGGAACCGAAGATTGCTCTTGCAGAAGCCGATAAGAACCGCGCCACATTTCTGTTGCTGAACCATATTCTGCCCCTAGCGCTTCCTTTAACAAGTGATACGCCGTCCAAGTATCTACGCTTTCGCCGCAGGTGAAGAGGTCGAGGGAGGCGAACCCGTATTCGGGCCAGGTATGGATTGCCAGGTGACTCTCTTGAATGACAACAACGCCGGATACACCAAACGGCTGAAAGTGGTGAAAAGTTGAGTTGAGTACCGTTGCTCCAGAATCTCTTGCTGCCCGAATCATACTCTGCTCGATATACGTGACATCGTTCAGCTTGGTTCCGGAACACTTGTAAAGTTCAATCACAAGATGTCTACCCAATGCTTCCATGTTCAATCACCACCTAGACCAAAAAATTAAGGCACAAACCTTGCATTGTACATTAAATATCAGGCAGTGATGCTGGGATATTTACGGGCAGAAAAGATCACCAGTCGATTGTGTGCTTTCAAGCCATCCAGTCGCTCGTTTTGGCAGGTCAAATTCCCCTCAATCCTCCTAGAAAAGTGGGGCTTTGAGCCATTCGGCTTTCTGCTTGTCCTAGAGAGCCAAATTGGATTGCAAGGTTTTAAGGCACGTCTTGACCTATCTCAACAGAGCAGTATCTTGTCTTTGAAAAATCTCTTTCAAGCATTAATATTGGCCAGGCGCGTGCTTAACTTGCAAGCTTTAAATTACCAGACTCATATTCTGCCAAAACAACTAAAACAGCTCGTTCTTCAATACGCAAGTCATAAGTGTTATCAGGGGCTATTTGCTCTGGCGAAATCCAAAGCGGCTCAACCAAGGAAAGGAGTTTTCCTTCCAGATAAACATCTAAAATCAGTGGGTGAATGTAGTATTTGCGGCAGGTTGCAGGACGATTGCCGAGACGACTGGCGGTGTGCTTGACTGCCTCTGTGACATTTTTCTTTGCTTCCGTTTGGGAGGAAAATGAGCCGATCGATCGAAGCTCTTGTAGCGCATGTACTGTTCCTGCCCAAGTCCGAAAATCCTTTGCTGTAAAATTCTCTTCAGCAAGTTCTTGAATATAATCATTCACATCTTTTGAGCCAACCGATTGACGTTCTCCGTTTTCGTCAATGTATTGAAACAAATCATGTCCTGGTAAATCACGACAGGATTTCACAATTTTGGCTAGACGTCGATCGCCCAGTTCGATCTCATGCTCAACCCCGCTTTTACCACGAAACTGAAAATAGAGTTTGCTGCTGGATACTTGAACATGCTCGTCACGCAGCGTTGTTAACCCAAAAGATTCGTTTTGCTGCACGTATTCTTCATTGCCAACCCGAATCAGGGTTTTTTCCAGAAGCTGGACAACCGTCGCCAGAACTTTTTCCCGACAGAGTTTTTGTAGCCGTAAATGGCGATCGGTTTGCTCCCGAATGGAAGGGAGGGTTTGTGCGAAACGCACCATGCGATCGAATTTGGTTTCGTTGCGGATTTTGCGCCAATCGGGATGATAACGATATTGCTTGCGTCCTTTCGCATCACGTCCAGTTGCCTGAAGATGTCCATTCGGTGCTGGGCAAATCCAAACTTCTGTCCAGGCAGGTGGAATGACTAATGTTTTGAACCGTTGTAATTCATCTGGATCTCGAATCGGTTTGCCATTCAAGTCTAAATAAGAGAATTCCGTACCCGATAGCTTGCGACGAATACCGGGTCGATTATCACTGACATAGCGCAGACCAACCGCCTTCGCACATTGAACCGGATCGATGCTCAACATTGCCCACTACTGCCCCAATATCGCTTAATAAGACGAAATAGCTGGAGTGAAAAAACAGGGCTAAATACGATGACGCACTTAACCCTGATGTCGCTTATACTTGAGAGGTTTTTGAGAAAAATTTATCTAATTAGCCGATCGTTACCTGGCTCGTATCCACAGAAGTCGCACCATTCACGCCACGAGCCACAGATACCATTTTGTTCAACAAATCCTGGCTTGGAGCTTTTCCTTTCAGAACCACGGTGCCGGCTGTTTGAGCGACATAAACAGTATCAACATCATCAATTCCTGGGTCTTGATCAAACGCAAGAGCAACTCGTTTCGCTAGACCACTTTGATCATATTCGCCGTTCAATCCAACCCGCTCAGGTGGAATTGACTCTTGAGTGCTTGCCGGAGATACAGTTGCAGTTGCAGCAGACCCTGTTTGAGCTTGAGGTTGTTGACCCTGATTTTGCTGTGGCTTCTGAATGCCAAAAAGTCTTTGTAACCAACCCATTCTTTGCTTTTCCTTAACGAACGAACAATCTAACTTTTATTCAGTTTCTATTGATCATTCAAGCGGATTTAGATCCTGATGCTATCTAACTAGAGGTGGAACTGGATTCCAGAAAAAACCTGTAAAAAGTAAGTAATTGGAGTTTACTGATGCGTTCGATAGTCAGCATCTAACCAGCATCTTGGTAAATCTTCACCCGATGGAAAGACTAGGCTTGATTTAGCAATTTCTTCAGGTGGCTGCTCTTCCTGTCCTTCTTGGACCTTGCCACTAATTTTGTCGGACATTGGATCGATCAACTTGAGTGTATCGACAACCTCAACTAAAGTACCTGTTTGCTTATCTTGTAAAAACATAATCTTTACTGTCCACAACTAGAAACATGAATAAAGTTTATCAACCTAGATTAGAAGCTGAAGAGTTTTGATTAGGGCATTCTCAAATTGGAGATTCCGATCAATCACTCTTAAAAAAGGGGCTTTGACCTGTATAATTCTTCCCTCTGCTAAAGAGAGCTAGGGAAAAGAAAACACGCTTTTTGACCCTTTAAACAACCTCATTCACTATTAGGGTGAAAACTTAATACGGCATAATCTAAATTCGATTTCATGCCTTACAGCAATCCTAAAAAGACACATTGTTTTAACAGAAACTTGAGTTCACTTGTTAACTTTTGCGCTTCTAGAATTGCTGCACTCCTAGTATTTACTGGCTTAGGTTGAAAATCATCTATCGCAAGTTACAACCTGCTTTGGTCGTACTGCTCTAACCAAAGGCTCATCCTCCCGCACCGCTTTCTCACCTCCTTCCTGTGGGAGAGACAACTCATCATCCAAGCGATCGATACTATCAAAAGGGAAGGGTTATTCTGAGTAAAAATTGTATGAGCAAGCTCTTAATTAATCGTCAAGCCGTGATCGATCGTAATTCAGACCCTATTACTGGCGAAGTTGGTTCTCATCCAGTCGCTGTGGGTGTTGGGGCAGCAGTGGTTGGCGCGATCGGAACGGCAATTGGGGCAGTGGTTGGTCCATTTGGCATTGTGGCAGGGGCAGCGATCGGCGGAATTTTAGGTGGGCTGGTCGGCAAAAGCGCAGCAGAAGCAATTGATCCGACCGTTCGAGATACTGGGTTGAATCGTCGCATGAATAACTTTGGCTCCTCCGACAACGACGGAAAATACATTCAATTTCAGCCTGAGCTACAGCCCGGATCACAATATTTTGAAGACGGCAGCTCTTTGCGATCGCGGTTGGTTTGGAACCAGGATCGACCACTACAGCCAATCAGCACCCCCCTGCTGCCCAGTGAAGATGAGTATTGGCGACAGCACTTTTCAGAGCGGCCCTACTATGAGAGCGGTTTGGAATACGAAGATTATTTGCCCGCTTATCGAGTTGGCTATGAAGGATACAATCGCTATCGCAACACTGGGATGAGCTATGAAGAGGTAGAGCCTGAGTTGCAGCAGATGTATGAGCGTGGCTATCCGATCGCTCGCTTGAATTGGCAGCACGCAAAATATGCAGTCCGGGATGCTTGGCAACGTGTAGAAGCAGCGTTTCGAGTCCGATAAGGTTTAGTCTTTGGGGCGAGGGACTCGGATTCGAGGGGATTGTGGCTGCGTGAGAAGTTGTTGCCAAAGCTGTTCATAGCGTTGAGTCATTGCTTCAACCGTAAAATGGGCGATTGCTTTTTCTCTCGCCTGATTGCCCCATTGCAGCCGTAATTCTGGCTGATCTCGCAGTAGACAAAACGCTTTCGCAAGTCCATCAACATCGTTTTTGTCAATTAGAAGACCCGTTTCGCGATCGATAACTGCCTCCGGCATACTACCAACGCGCGTGGCAACAACAGGTCGAGCCGATAACATCGCTTCAACCATTGCCAGGGGAAATCCTTCAGAGCGAGAAGGCATCGCCAGAACATCAAACTGTGGCAAGTGATCCGCAGGCTGCTCAACCCAACCGCGAAGCTCAACTCGATCGGCAATGCCCAGATCGATCGCCATCTGTTCTAAATTTTGTCTTTCTGCCCCTTCCCCTAAAATCACGACTCGTACTCCTTCTACTTGGGCAGCAGCTCGCAACAGAATATCTTGGGCTTTCATCGCATCTAGTCGTCCAATATTACCAACAATCAAGTTTTTTCCAGGTTGCCGTAATGGTTCGACAAAGCCACGATCGGGTACGCCGTTGGGAATAGAGATAACGCTATTTCGTCCTAGTGCATAGAAATCTTCCATCCGACGGGCACTCATTTCACCAACTGCAACATGAGCATCCACCCGCAACGACAGAAACCGGGTAAGCCAGAGCGGCAATGCATCTGTGGTTCGGAGCGGTAACTGATCAACGCGCACAACCCACACATTGGGTAAAGATAGTGCTGCTGCCAGTCCGATCGCTCCAGCCCAGGGAGTACAGAGATTGCAGTGAATGATGTGGGGACGAAATCGTTGAAACGTAACTCGATGTTGAATGAAGGCAGGAATACCATTTGCGGATAAAACAACGCGATCGATCTGAGAACGGCGATCGGCAATCGCATTGACCACTAGTGGAGACAATCCCACAACCATTATCTGAATATCGGGCGAAGCTGTGGCAACGAGATGTCCCAAGCTAATCTCTGCACCGCCAATTCCGGCTGAATCGGTGTAGACAATGACTCGTAATGGATCGGATGCAGCAGCGTGGATCATGCGGCAAACTCAGATGAAATGAAAGTTGGTGATTTGAGGAGCGATCGATATATTTTCAGATGACTTTGGGTGATCTGTGACCAGGAAAACTGGCGGCTGAAGGCATAGCCAGCGTTTGCCAATCGAGCCCGTAAATCAGGCTGAGTCAGCATTTGAATCAATGCAGCTGCAAGAGCATCCCTATTGCGAGGTTCAATCAGTTGAACCAAATGAGTTGTAATATCTGGATCAGCAGGAGACGCTTGAGTTGCAATGACCGGAAGCCGATGTGCCATTAATGCCAGCAGTGAACCACTCTTCAGCGTTACTCCATGATTAAAAGGCAATACGCCAAGATCTGCACCTGCAAGACACTGAGAAACTGCTTCTGCTTCCAGATAGCCCGTCATTTGCACCCCGTCTTGTAATTGAAGCTCTGCAATTTTTGCTTGCAGTTGGTTCCAGTAACGATCGGCAGCTTCCCCTTGCAGTGCCAGACTTTCGACTCCACCCAAAAGCAATAATTTTGCGGTTGGATGGACAGCCAATACTTGTTGAAAGGCATCCAGCAAGCTTTCAATTCCTTTCACGGGATGCAAAAAGCCGAAGAATACAACAATTAAGTCATCCGTTGACCAACCATACCGTTGACATAATGCCTGCTTCGCCTGCAAACGATCGGGATAAACAGACTCAACATTTGCCGCGATCGGAATTCGATGAACTCGCGAGACAAGGTGAGGTAGACGAGAAGCAATGACCTGTTCGGCATCAGTATTTGTGGTAATCAGGGCATTACTTTGCGTCAGTAAAAAACCATCCTCTCGATCCCACCAACCCTGTGTCTGTCCCCATGTTTTTAGCCATTCCAAAGTGGATGCAGGAATGTATTTTGGTTGCCATTCCCACCAGCCATATTCATGCACTGTCGTGACGATCGGCTGATGCCATTGGCTCATTCGTAGCAGCAGCGGCAGCAGAAAAATTGCCCGATCGAATCCATAGGTTCCGGCAGCATGCTGAATATGTAGAATTTCTGCCTTTGTTGCATGAATGGCTTTAACCAGCGACACAAGATGATTGATATGCCAGCGATCGATCACTCCCTGTACCGTGGGATCACTTGCTGCCTGCGCTGCCTCATGCGTTGTAAGAACCGTAGATTGAATTCCTTGCTCTGCCAGCGTTTCTCGCAAATGACGAGTGTAATGAGCCACACCACAGCGATCGGGTTGATAGGTTCCGGCAATAAAGGCAATTGGGGGCATGGAATGGGTGAGGGGTAGGGATGATTACAGGGCTATCTTGTTTAAAGATGGGGTTTACAGTTCGCTCTTCGCTGTGTAAGTCTTTCCAGGCAACATCTGCTCCCTATCATCAACATTAATTTGTAAAACCTCTAGTGCAGCTTCAACAACAGTTTCCGGTGGAATGTCTAGGCACTCAAGTTGATAGGGACAAGCAAAGGCGTAACAAGGGCTGCAAACAGTGGGACGACGCAGAAGGCGAGAAGGGCTGCAGCGAGGCTGCCATTGACATTCATATTCGGTTCCAGCGAATAGAACAACGCTGGGTGTATTGACAGCATCTGCAATGTGCATCGTGGACGTGTTGTTTGTGAGAATTAGCTTTGCTTGAGCGATTAAAGCCACTAATTCTGGTAGTGTGGTTGCGCCAATAAAATCAATTGCCCGATCGCCTAACGTCGTAAGGAGAGAACGAGATCGATCGCGATCTTTTTCCACGCCCGTAACCACAACTGACCATCCAGTAATTTCGCTAAGGCGACGAGCGGCAGTGGCAAAGCGATCGGAATCATAGTTTCGAGATTGACAGGTTGTCCAGGGGTTGAGCAGCAAATAGTTGGGTGAAACCGATCGCTCTATGAGTTGGCGTTCGATCGACTGTTGCGCTGCATGGGGGATCTGGAGTGAGAGGCGACGATCAATAATATGACAACCAATTGATTCAATCAAGCGTAAATTGCGATCGACCTGATGTATTTCATCAGGAGCAGGCAAAATGGCATGAGTTAGCGCCCCAATATCAGTTTCTTTGGATTCGCCTAGCCGCAATGAAATGCCTGCCAGGGCACAAATCAGAGCAGGAGGATGAGGGCTTTGGCTAAAGCTGGTGAGAATAATTGCTGCATCAAATTGACGGCCGCGAAGCGTTTCGATCAAATTCCATTCCCGTTGAGGATCGAAATCCAACCGTCCCAAATCTTGCCAGAGCACGCGATCGGGCAGCACCTCATCCACCCAGGGCAAGAGTGGCACCACAAGAGAACCTGCCGGACTTGCCATCAGCGTAATTTTTGCTTCAGGAAAGTTTTGCCGCAAAGCACGAAGTGTTGGACTGGTCATCACTAC
This genomic window contains:
- a CDS encoding response regulator, whose translation is MPTAPLPSNEADRLSVLYQCKILDTSPEWLFDDITRLATQICQVPIALVSLIDSDRQWFKSKVGLAVSETPRNIAFCAYAILHRDILIVPDALQDERFADNPLVTSEPFVRFYAGVPLVTPDGFTLGTLCVIDHSPRQLQPEQIEALQALARQVVKQIDLRRNLAELERTVLEKRQPKRQGHFLKKMAVSFGIMTAVLLSIGADSYQKSAQLITSTEGVLETHQILERLINLRSQLKDIETIQHRYVISGNSQQIDRYKFAVAAIQSDLKALDQLNLQNSQYEQLLHLLKQAFTQEQSEMQTLMRLRQKQDVSAALQFLAIQDRQESSNDLYAKIEHLRQEDNAFLDQWLNHFQDSVYAGFYYSLKGILFSLLVLIIAIYLIHSEIQKRQQIEGTLKQERDFTVAVLDTIAALVIVLDPKGRIVRFNRDCEQVTGYMLDEVQGKYFWDLFLLPEEIELVKQQFAALQAGQFPNHLENFWVTRSGDRRLIDWSNTVLLDAAGAIEYIIGTGIDITEQKQVKEEIQRKNSRLTQQNSALKQSRKAAEKARKVAEKATRMKSTFLATMSHEIRTPMNAVLGMTGLLLDTELNPLQRDFAETIRLSGDNLLTLINEILDFSKLEAGEMELEILDFNLATCLEEIIDLLAVSAYKKGLEIAALIHPNVPTGLRGDMSRLRQILTNLASNAIKFTAVGEVSIHVSLEAETETIAQVRFVVSDTGIGIPLEAQQKLFQPFTQVDASTTRQYGGTGLGLAICKQLVELSGGTIGIDSSEGKGSQFWFTIPFEKHSDYFMTANVVDRAAIASLDGLRLLVVDDNETNRKIVRYQTTAWGMQVDEACSAAEALPLMKQAVQQDQPYDVAILDMQMPEMDGEQLGRLIKAEAALASTHLVMMTSLYQQRTLSYMTDLGFAAYLVKPVKQSRLFDCLLQVTQPTPIEIQPQPIKPIAPAITATLPKLRILLAEDSLINQKVAINQLKSLGYETDVAANGQEVLELISQIEYDLILMDCQMPVMDGYTTTQVIRQQEGRQHPIIIAMTANAMKADRDRCLAVGMDDYLSKPVQKEALALKLVQWSETIANASLAATDPKPIQPEASKIEQQLIDWDYLSQISDGNREFEKELLQVLLETLPPHLESLERHVHLDNNKGVQQEAHYIRGSSSSIGAKVMGELAAQVEEQAQKSLAGEVEQCLTEMKDCFAQMQAAILSKLS
- a CDS encoding STAS domain-containing protein, translating into MTVKVIQPKGLLDGVNGNQLQQEVATTIQAGASQILINFESVSFMDSSGLGALVIALKRVREAGRRLALCSLNDQVKMLLDLTDMDGVFEIFGSQEEFNRAAL
- a CDS encoding SpoIIE family protein phosphatase, whose protein sequence is MFQILVIDDDPIVRMVLKNALKEQEYQVTFAKRGDEGLAQAQQLRPALIICDWLMPGLDGLEVCRCVKADPTLTTAFFILLTSRSAIEDRVRGLDSGADDFLSKPIEINELKARVRSGLRLYQSSQELQRLAQDLQQQKQILETELAEAAAYVQSLLPDRLNGAIATDSRFIPSRQLGGDCFDYFWLNSSHFALYLLDVSGHGLGAALPSVSVQNLLRSQSLQSVDFEEPAAVLQALNKIFQMTTHHDRYFTIWYGVYNCQTRELKYASAGHPPAILISKDATELQHLKTKGTPIGMFLDRQYQTERCHLAEASTLYLFSDGIYEIKKSDGSLLGLQDCAQMLRSHHNFNRENLTAILQTIQSLQKSEIFEDDCSLLQVKFQ
- a CDS encoding anti-sigma regulatory factor, which produces MQRISFAAKTDLTDLNHVLPWFNQVTEPYLPRTALIQCQTLLAEGFTNAVRHAHRGYATETPIEIEVTLLEQQLEIRIWDYGQPFDLIHQLEKLPERVDVSASSGRGLKLLKKIADRFEYSRFESDRNCLLIVKSY
- a CDS encoding pentapeptide repeat-containing protein, which gives rise to MDTTELLREYAIGRINFSNITLHEAQLSKAKLPFVIFSKASFRKANLICRKSDLSASTPIASASLPAMRVAANG